One Gloeothece verrucosa PCC 7822 DNA window includes the following coding sequences:
- a CDS encoding GUN4 domain-containing protein yields MNPEENYILLNQRIAELESQVESLSKLFPLVEKIAQLEKIQESINKIESNFTLIEDIDRYSPLRNLLSVGDFKAADLETTRVLLEIAGEDRQSLTPDDIRKFPCSAIRVIDRLWKIYSDDRFGFSIQLQIYQEIGGTRESLIAQDMGLLIKFGDQVGWRENGEWQGSTYEQWNFSLSAPKGCFPVKWWSSPYGAKMVNFFFVRLLECQV; encoded by the coding sequence ATGAATCCAGAAGAAAATTATATCCTACTCAACCAGCGAATTGCTGAACTAGAATCTCAAGTTGAATCTTTAAGTAAACTTTTCCCCTTAGTCGAAAAAATCGCTCAACTCGAGAAAATACAAGAGTCAATTAATAAAATTGAAAGCAATTTTACCCTGATAGAAGATATTGATAGATACTCCCCACTGCGAAATTTATTAAGCGTCGGAGACTTTAAAGCGGCAGATCTCGAAACCACTAGAGTCTTACTAGAAATAGCGGGTGAAGACCGCCAGTCTCTCACTCCTGATGATATAAGAAAATTTCCTTGTAGTGCAATTCGTGTTATTGATCGCTTATGGAAAATTTATAGTGATGACCGTTTTGGATTTAGTATTCAATTACAAATTTATCAAGAAATAGGGGGCACTCGTGAAAGTTTAATTGCTCAGGACATGGGCTTATTGATTAAATTTGGTGACCAAGTTGGTTGGCGAGAGAATGGAGAATGGCAAGGTTCTACTTACGAACAATGGAATTTTAGTTTATCAGCGCCTAAAGGCTGTTTCCCGGTTAAGTGGTGGAGTTCACCTTATGGAGCAAAAATGGTGAATTTTTTCTTTGTTCGATTATTAGAATGTCAAGTTTAA
- a CDS encoding serine/threonine protein kinase, whose translation MNFQDLEKHGYKILEELGHNLSGGRVTYKATHIPTNETVVIKQFQFLGSTWKETEYEAYEQESQILRRLSHPGIPRYLDNFETEQGFCLVQQYIEAQSLATSRSFKLEKIKKIALNLLRILVYLQSQNPPFIHRDIKPENILVDEDLKAYLIDFGFARQGGGEVTVSSVVKGTMGFMPPEQLFNRELTAASDLYGLGATLVCLLTGVKSNDIGTLIDADYQIHFRHLVPPLQRGWINWLEKMVQPLPKERFSSAKEALAALKPIDVHQLPKVRISQDSLLLKANQWPEKLTETITITNPIPKTVLSGRWEVAPHPSDPPHTPYDHSWISFSPQKFEGNQVACQITVDTAQLLSSVTYQRQLILHSNSSEETKIISLEVETGILPKRQSLNYSSLWFLYIFCCCAGAGLTLLNISWWILFLGLPGVAVVDLLLSSTESGIKKNPFTAIISAVLGSIIAGTICTVFFGRLFLSGQSGIGIRIILVMSGILGGAMLGINRLQEFEKMEDWKTLLGKIILGIIFLPYCITSLTIALLLPGIFLPVADVQQSRGIEPIRSRMIALLTGGVGVVSGIWLVLIIQILQGNVFNHLNLSFAVVWMSAMAIASGGTLFYLWYKQAIAIPKKHNKIFAHYQKSKLKFIQP comes from the coding sequence ATGAATTTTCAAGATTTAGAAAAGCATGGCTATAAAATTTTAGAAGAACTCGGTCACAACTTAAGCGGAGGACGAGTAACTTACAAAGCGACTCATATCCCCACCAATGAGACAGTTGTGATTAAACAGTTTCAGTTTTTAGGTAGCACTTGGAAAGAGACAGAATATGAAGCTTATGAACAAGAATCACAAATTTTACGGCGGTTGTCTCATCCGGGGATTCCTCGTTATTTAGATAATTTTGAAACCGAGCAAGGATTCTGTTTAGTTCAACAATATATTGAAGCACAATCTTTAGCCACCAGTCGGTCATTTAAGTTAGAAAAAATTAAAAAAATTGCCCTTAATTTATTAAGAATTTTAGTTTATCTTCAGTCGCAAAATCCGCCTTTCATTCATCGAGATATTAAACCCGAAAATATTTTAGTTGATGAAGATTTAAAAGCATATTTGATTGACTTTGGTTTTGCTCGTCAAGGCGGGGGAGAAGTGACGGTTAGTAGTGTGGTAAAAGGCACGATGGGGTTTATGCCGCCTGAACAGTTATTTAACCGAGAGTTAACGGCGGCTTCAGATTTATATGGTTTAGGAGCCACTTTAGTTTGTCTTTTAACCGGAGTTAAATCTAACGATATTGGCACTTTAATTGATGCAGATTACCAAATTCATTTCCGTCATTTAGTGCCGCCTTTACAAAGGGGTTGGATTAATTGGTTAGAAAAGATGGTACAACCCCTACCTAAAGAGCGTTTTTCTTCAGCAAAAGAGGCGTTAGCGGCTTTAAAACCCATTGATGTACATCAATTACCCAAAGTGAGAATTTCTCAGGATAGCCTCTTATTGAAAGCTAATCAATGGCCCGAAAAACTAACCGAAACCATCACCATCACTAACCCGATTCCAAAAACAGTTTTATCGGGAAGATGGGAAGTGGCTCCCCATCCATCAGATCCGCCGCATACGCCTTATGATCATAGTTGGATTTCTTTTTCTCCCCAAAAGTTTGAAGGAAATCAGGTGGCCTGTCAAATCACGGTAGATACGGCTCAGTTATTGTCGTCAGTCACTTATCAACGTCAACTCATTTTACACAGCAATTCATCCGAAGAAACTAAGATCATTTCCCTAGAAGTTGAAACAGGAATTTTACCCAAACGGCAATCATTAAATTATAGTTCTCTGTGGTTTTTATATATTTTTTGCTGTTGTGCCGGGGCGGGGTTGACTCTACTCAATATTAGTTGGTGGATACTCTTTTTGGGTTTACCGGGAGTCGCTGTGGTAGATTTGCTACTGTCAAGCACTGAATCTGGGATCAAGAAAAATCCCTTTACAGCAATTATATCTGCGGTTTTGGGTAGTATCATTGCAGGAACGATCTGTACTGTATTTTTTGGGAGATTGTTTTTGTCGGGACAAAGTGGGATAGGCATCAGGATAATTTTGGTTATGTCGGGAATTTTAGGCGGTGCGATGTTAGGCATTAATCGTCTTCAAGAGTTTGAAAAAATGGAGGATTGGAAAACCCTTTTAGGTAAAATAATTTTAGGGATTATCTTTTTACCCTATTGCATCACTTCACTAACCATTGCTCTGTTGCTACCCGGGATATTTTTACCTGTCGCTGATGTGCAACAAAGTCGAGGCATTGAACCTATCAGATCAAGAATGATCGCTCTGTTAACTGGCGGTGTAGGGGTAGTATCAGGAATTTGGTTAGTGCTGATTATACAAATACTACAAGGAAATGTCTTCAATCATTTAAACCTTTCTTTTGCGGTGGTTTGGATGTCGGCGATGGCAATTGCTTCTGGGGGAACTTTATTTTATCTTTGGTATAAACAGGCTATTGCTATTCCTAAAAAACACAATAAAATTTTTGCCCATTATCAAAAATCTAAGCTGAAATTCATTCAACCCTAG
- a CDS encoding serine/threonine protein kinase, with amino-acid sequence MTHPDFSNYGYQIISELGHNRAGGRITYKATEINTQTSVVVKQFQFARTGSSWSDYDAYQREIEILKGLDHPSIPRYLDSFQTPSGFCMIQEYKNAPSLVIPKPWKPHQVKHIAIAVLEILKYLQNRIPPVIHRDLKPENILVDDKLNVSLVDFGFARMGGGEVAVSSVVKGTLGFMPPEQMFGRQLSAASDLYSLGATLICLLTQIKSTEVGSLIDDQGKINFKAKVPHLSEEFIQWLEKIVEPNYKNRYANAEEALEKLIPLEVLRPRPKTAKSLWMKLGITAASVGIFIPVGWRYFQSQLTEVTPSQGLVRLSILSDYDNPNQISIRQKAINFRISLSSLDKSNYVGVCQLFDPQGRLAAVGESVLKTSSGHVTTDCNYQFNPTEDQPGEWQFVFVLDDQKVLQKNVTVLSN; translated from the coding sequence ATGACTCACCCAGACTTTAGCAACTACGGTTATCAAATCATCTCTGAACTCGGCCACAACCGGGCCGGAGGACGTATTACTTACAAAGCCACTGAAATTAATACACAAACCAGCGTTGTTGTCAAGCAATTTCAATTTGCCCGTACTGGTTCAAGTTGGTCAGACTATGACGCTTATCAACGAGAAATCGAAATCTTAAAAGGATTGGATCATCCCAGTATTCCGCGTTATCTCGACTCTTTTCAAACGCCTTCAGGTTTCTGCATGATTCAGGAGTATAAAAATGCTCCCTCTCTGGTCATTCCCAAACCCTGGAAACCGCATCAAGTTAAACATATTGCCATCGCCGTCTTAGAAATTCTCAAATATTTACAAAACCGTATTCCTCCAGTGATTCACCGAGACTTAAAACCCGAGAATATTTTAGTCGATGACAAACTCAATGTTAGTTTAGTGGATTTTGGCTTTGCCCGTATGGGTGGAGGAGAAGTGGCGGTGAGTAGTGTGGTGAAAGGAACATTAGGGTTTATGCCGCCCGAACAAATGTTTGGTCGTCAACTGAGTGCCGCATCAGATCTTTATAGTTTAGGGGCGACTTTAATTTGTTTACTGACTCAGATCAAATCTACAGAAGTCGGTAGTTTAATCGATGATCAAGGTAAGATTAACTTTAAAGCCAAAGTCCCTCATCTGAGCGAAGAATTTATTCAATGGTTAGAAAAAATCGTAGAACCTAATTATAAAAATCGTTATGCCAATGCCGAGGAAGCTTTAGAAAAGCTTATTCCCTTAGAGGTGTTGCGTCCTCGCCCTAAAACGGCAAAAAGCTTATGGATGAAGTTAGGAATTACCGCAGCTAGTGTCGGGATTTTTATCCCTGTGGGTTGGCGATATTTTCAGTCACAACTAACAGAAGTTACGCCCTCTCAGGGTTTAGTGCGGCTTAGTATTTTATCTGATTATGATAATCCCAATCAAATTTCTATAAGACAAAAAGCGATTAATTTTAGAATAAGCTTGTCGAGTTTAGATAAATCTAACTATGTAGGGGTCTGTCAACTGTTTGATCCCCAAGGAAGATTAGCGGCTGTGGGTGAATCTGTTCTGAAAACATCGAGCGGTCATGTAACGACTGATTGTAATTATCAATTTAATCCCACAGAGGATCAACCCGGAGAGTGGCAATTTGTTTTTGTTCTAGATGACCAAAAAGTGCTTCAAAAAAACGTGACTGTTTTATCTAATTAG
- a CDS encoding type IV pilin-like G/H family protein — MKTAFLTHKFLSLFFKKKTPHGFTPLGFLVRVFLYSGVIITLVLPSSDILVLANYDPRDPQPKNHLGAFNRAQQAFHLENGQFADSLTQLQLYRLDQIDQNYQYHWLSSMIPGDNNNNDRKFIHSKFMMAQPVPEWSGYHKTYIGAVFFDTNKEEFVTGICGMDQVKTLPKTVPILNSDKTIQCPAGSTLIR; from the coding sequence ATGAAAACTGCTTTTCTCACCCATAAATTCCTTTCATTATTTTTTAAGAAAAAGACGCCGCATGGGTTTACTCCATTAGGATTTTTAGTTCGAGTTTTTCTGTATAGTGGAGTTATAATCACCCTTGTTCTACCCTCTTCTGATATACTTGTATTGGCAAATTACGATCCAAGGGACCCACAACCTAAAAATCATTTGGGAGCCTTCAACCGCGCTCAACAGGCTTTCCATTTGGAAAATGGACAGTTTGCGGATTCTTTAACACAACTACAACTTTATCGGTTGGATCAAATTGATCAAAATTACCAATATCATTGGCTATCGTCGATGATTCCCGGCGATAATAATAACAATGACCGTAAATTTATTCACAGCAAATTTATGATGGCTCAACCAGTCCCTGAATGGTCTGGATATCACAAAACTTATATAGGCGCAGTTTTTTTTGACACCAATAAAGAGGAGTTTGTGACGGGTATTTGTGGCATGGATCAAGTGAAAACCTTACCCAAAACAGTTCCTATATTGAACAGCGATAAAACAATTCAATGCCCGGCGGGATCAACGCTAATTAGATAA
- a CDS encoding tetratricopeptide repeat protein, whose product MSCQIIYLGYRSRLIVLSLVLVGITGIMACNSSSSSLSNSQSNSSLVSANSVDWVEQGVNNTQAGNYQQALENFNKALKLDPNNVDAYYNRGFVYSYLKDFPKALEDFQKALQLEPDLVEAYINRGNVYLELGEYQKAIADYTAALKFNPNEAFAHNNIGLAYLNLGEPVRATLELTKAVELDPNYGEAYYNRGLAFSDVGDQQKARSDFQKAAQLWRLDGNEFGVESAQQQIRLLK is encoded by the coding sequence ATGTCCTGTCAAATCATCTATCTTGGTTATCGTTCTCGTTTAATTGTGTTGAGTCTGGTATTGGTGGGGATCACAGGAATCATGGCCTGTAATAGCTCGTCATCTTCCTTGTCTAATTCTCAAAGCAATAGTTCCCTAGTTTCAGCGAACTCGGTTGACTGGGTTGAACAAGGAGTTAATAATACTCAAGCTGGCAATTATCAACAAGCTTTAGAAAATTTTAACAAAGCTTTGAAGCTTGATCCCAATAATGTAGATGCCTATTACAATCGAGGTTTTGTTTATAGCTATTTAAAAGATTTTCCCAAAGCTCTAGAAGATTTTCAAAAAGCTCTCCAACTTGAACCGGATTTAGTAGAAGCTTATATTAATCGAGGTAATGTGTATTTAGAATTAGGAGAATATCAAAAAGCTATCGCTGATTATACAGCCGCTCTCAAATTTAATCCGAATGAGGCTTTTGCTCATAATAATATCGGACTTGCCTATCTAAACCTAGGCGAGCCAGTACGTGCTACATTAGAATTAACTAAAGCCGTTGAACTTGATCCCAACTATGGCGAAGCTTATTACAATCGAGGTTTAGCTTTTTCGGATGTGGGGGATCAACAAAAAGCCCGCAGCGATTTTCAAAAAGCCGCACAACTTTGGCGGCTAGACGGCAATGAATTTGGTGTTGAATCTGCCCAGCAACAGATTCGTTTACTTAAATAA
- a CDS encoding septal ring lytic transglycosylase RlpA family protein, which translates to MIALTEVPATAQTATFYSSGHHGRTTASGARFSQHQHVAAHPYLPFGTRVKVINPKTGKSVIVRIVDRCRCSIDLSQAAYRQIGSLRGGRVPVRIRVLR; encoded by the coding sequence ATGATAGCGTTAACTGAAGTCCCTGCAACAGCACAAACAGCAACTTTTTATAGTTCTGGTCATCATGGTAGAACAACAGCATCAGGAGCAAGATTTAGTCAACATCAGCATGTAGCCGCCCATCCCTATCTTCCTTTTGGTACAAGGGTTAAAGTGATCAATCCCAAAACAGGAAAAAGTGTTATTGTCCGAATTGTTGATCGCTGTCGGTGCAGTATTGATTTGTCTCAAGCCGCCTATAGACAAATCGGTTCTTTAAGAGGAGGACGAGTTCCTGTAAGAATACGAGTGTTGCGTTAA
- a CDS encoding 20S proteasome subunits A and B yields the protein MTYCLGIINRFGIVMGADSRTNAGVDYTSAYRKLFDFSLPGDRVIVICSSGNLSVTQGVIIGLQRDIKNGENTNLYTLSSMYDVAHYIGNKSRQIQDRDRAWLEKDKISYQCNFLLGGQIKGEPPELYMIYPQGNYIQATKETPFLQIGETKYGKPLLDRTITYDTPLEAMAKCALLSIDSTMKSNLSVGPPIHLVMYETDSFLLRHKLELRLGDPYLAKMRKQWEEYVRQSFEAMPNIQWQYEEQQSQEDILID from the coding sequence ATGACTTATTGTTTAGGAATTATTAATCGCTTCGGCATTGTGATGGGGGCTGACTCTCGCACCAATGCAGGAGTCGACTACACTTCAGCCTATCGAAAATTGTTTGATTTTTCTCTTCCAGGTGATCGCGTCATCGTTATTTGCTCCTCTGGGAATCTGTCAGTCACTCAAGGGGTAATCATCGGACTACAGCGAGACATAAAAAACGGCGAGAACACCAACCTTTATACCCTCTCGAGTATGTATGATGTTGCTCACTACATCGGTAATAAAAGCCGCCAAATACAAGACCGGGACCGTGCCTGGTTAGAAAAAGACAAAATTAGCTACCAATGCAATTTCCTATTAGGGGGACAAATTAAAGGGGAACCGCCCGAATTATATATGATTTATCCTCAAGGGAATTACATTCAAGCCACTAAAGAGACTCCGTTTTTACAAATTGGAGAAACCAAATACGGCAAACCGCTTTTAGATCGAACGATTACCTATGATACCCCTCTAGAAGCTATGGCTAAATGCGCCCTCTTATCCATTGACTCCACGATGAAGTCTAATCTTTCGGTGGGCCCCCCCATTCATTTAGTCATGTATGAAACAGATAGTTTTCTTCTGCGTCATAAGTTAGAACTACGCTTAGGTGATCCCTATTTGGCCAAAATGCGTAAGCAATGGGAAGAATATGTCCGTCAATCTTTTGAAGCCATGCCTAACATACAATGGCAATACGAGGAACAACAAAGCCAAGAAGATATTCTAATTGATTAG
- a CDS encoding glycosyltransferase family 2 protein: MGYWILTFQLKERLQRRKIAQLIIHSNLFDSDYYCEKNPEVKKYKIDPLGHYIDIGSREGRNPHPLFDSAYYIENNPDVAKSGIPPLIHFIYHGAREKRNPHPLFNTEFYLKQIKTDLGQQNPLGHFCQVGIFEGLDPHPLFDTSYYLNRYSKQLPQNINPLVHYLQEGAKLGYDPHPLFDTSFYLEQNPQILASDINPLIYYINNGVKEELNPHPLFDTNFYIKQIKLDLEKTLNPLIHFLQIGSFQGLDPHSLFHTSHYLENNPGLDMNPLVHFIQWGAREKQDPFCYAKLFPERENEDQSLNNSPDFSCPKSLDSNYQQWLQKNYPTTWELEKKAYLATCFNYQPLISIIMPVYNTPEKYLREAIQSVLNQVYSNWELCIADDASSQPHIKLVLEEYLKQDSRIKVVFRESNGHISNASNSALSIATGEFIALLDHDDILTPHALYEVASLLNSHPEADMIYSDEDFIDDDGQLSHPYFKPDWCPDTFLANMYICHLGVYRHSIVKEIGGFRVGFEGSQDYDLVLRFTEKTEQIFHIADILYHWRTHAASTNINPSAKSYAFVAARKALSEALIRRKEPGFVLDVPNYPGCYVIRYDIKEPDLVSIIIPTKNLGEMLDKCLTSIFENTTYPNYEVILIDHGSREAEAIEIINKWKKQEVKRLKYYDLDIPLNYSKINNFGVEKSRGKYLLFLNNDTKVITDDWIEKMVEQAQRASIGAVGALLLYPDNRVQHAGVLWGINGSVGHTHKHEKYGTSGYFGRLIYVHNYLAVTGACLMCRREVFEEVGGFEEKLAVNFNDIDFCLKLIDKGYRNLCLPHVLLYHYESQSRGHDTQESAKFARFICEEKYIFKKWQKMIKHDPCYNPNLTSEKEDFSLKI; the protein is encoded by the coding sequence GTGGGATACTGGATTTTAACTTTCCAGCTAAAGGAACGTCTTCAACGTCGGAAAATAGCCCAATTAATCATTCATAGTAACTTATTTGACTCAGATTATTATTGCGAAAAAAATCCCGAAGTAAAAAAGTATAAAATTGATCCATTAGGGCATTATATCGATATTGGCTCTAGGGAAGGCAGAAACCCTCATCCCCTTTTTGATAGTGCCTATTATATAGAAAATAATCCAGATGTTGCTAAATCGGGAATTCCTCCTCTAATTCATTTCATTTATCATGGAGCTAGAGAGAAACGTAATCCCCATCCATTATTTAACACAGAGTTTTATTTAAAACAAATTAAAACGGATCTAGGGCAACAAAATCCCCTGGGACATTTTTGTCAGGTGGGTATTTTTGAAGGGCTAGATCCTCATCCTCTTTTTGATACCTCATATTATCTAAATCGATATTCAAAACAATTACCCCAAAACATTAATCCTCTGGTGCATTATTTACAAGAGGGGGCTAAACTCGGATATGATCCTCATCCATTGTTTGATACCTCTTTTTATTTAGAACAAAATCCCCAAATTTTAGCATCAGATATTAATCCCCTAATTTACTATATTAATAATGGGGTTAAAGAGGAACTTAATCCTCATCCCTTATTTGATACAAATTTTTATATCAAACAAATTAAATTAGATTTAGAAAAAACCCTGAATCCTTTAATTCATTTTCTTCAAATTGGCAGTTTTCAAGGGTTAGATCCTCATTCGCTTTTTCATACCTCACATTATCTAGAAAACAATCCGGGTTTAGATATGAATCCCCTGGTTCATTTTATCCAGTGGGGAGCGAGGGAAAAACAAGACCCTTTTTGTTATGCAAAACTTTTTCCAGAAAGGGAAAATGAGGATCAAAGCTTAAATAATTCACCAGATTTCTCTTGTCCCAAAAGCCTCGACTCAAATTATCAACAATGGCTACAGAAAAACTACCCGACAACTTGGGAATTGGAAAAAAAAGCTTACCTAGCAACTTGTTTTAATTATCAGCCGCTTATTAGTATCATCATGCCCGTTTACAATACGCCTGAAAAATACTTAAGGGAAGCGATTCAATCAGTTTTAAATCAGGTATATTCTAACTGGGAGCTTTGTATTGCTGATGATGCTTCTAGCCAACCTCATATAAAATTAGTTTTAGAAGAATATCTCAAGCAAGATTCAAGAATTAAAGTAGTTTTTAGAGAGAGTAATGGTCATATTTCTAACGCTTCTAATTCAGCACTTTCAATAGCCACAGGAGAATTTATTGCCTTACTCGATCATGATGATATATTAACTCCTCATGCTTTATATGAAGTCGCTTCACTGCTTAATAGTCATCCAGAAGCTGACATGATTTACTCAGATGAAGATTTTATAGATGATGATGGCCAGTTAAGTCATCCTTATTTTAAACCTGATTGGTGTCCCGATACTTTTTTGGCTAATATGTATATCTGCCATTTAGGCGTGTATCGACATTCAATTGTTAAAGAAATTGGCGGTTTTCGAGTTGGGTTTGAAGGCAGCCAAGACTATGATTTGGTCTTAAGATTTACTGAAAAAACCGAACAAATTTTTCATATTGCTGATATTTTATATCATTGGCGAACTCATGCGGCTTCAACCAATATCAATCCCAGTGCAAAATCTTATGCTTTTGTTGCCGCTCGCAAAGCCTTATCCGAAGCTCTCATTCGCCGAAAAGAACCCGGATTTGTCCTTGACGTTCCTAATTATCCCGGTTGTTATGTAATCCGATATGACATCAAAGAGCCGGATTTAGTCAGTATTATTATTCCTACAAAAAACCTAGGAGAAATGCTTGACAAATGTCTAACCTCTATCTTTGAAAATACAACTTATCCCAATTATGAAGTAATTTTAATTGATCATGGTAGTCGAGAAGCAGAAGCCATTGAAATCATTAATAAATGGAAAAAGCAAGAAGTTAAACGGTTAAAATATTATGATTTAGATATCCCTTTGAATTATTCAAAAATAAATAATTTTGGCGTAGAGAAATCTAGAGGAAAATATCTTTTATTTCTCAATAATGATACAAAAGTTATTACTGATGATTGGATTGAAAAAATGGTTGAACAAGCCCAAAGAGCTTCCATCGGAGCCGTAGGGGCATTATTGTTATATCCTGATAATAGGGTTCAACACGCCGGAGTATTATGGGGTATTAATGGCAGTGTAGGTCATACCCACAAACATGAGAAATATGGGACTTCAGGTTACTTTGGCCGACTGATATATGTTCATAATTATCTAGCGGTTACGGGTGCTTGTTTAATGTGTAGAAGAGAAGTATTTGAAGAAGTAGGAGGATTTGAAGAAAAGCTTGCCGTCAACTTTAACGACATTGATTTCTGTTTAAAGCTAATTGATAAAGGTTATCGCAATCTATGTCTCCCTCATGTGCTTTTATATCACTATGAATCTCAAAGTAGAGGCCATGACACTCAAGAATCCGCCAAATTTGCCCGATTCATTTGTGAAGAAAAGTATATCTTCAAAAAATGGCAAAAAATGATCAAACACGATCCCTGTTACAATCCTAACTTGACATCAGAAAAAGAAGATTTTAGCCTTAAAATATAG
- a CDS encoding glycosyltransferase family 2 protein, translating to MLKIQPFIKIFEKTSDLTAKVTVCISLYNYENYIVETLESVAGQTLELIDLIVVDDCSKDRSLTVTLSWLEKNNQRFNNVQLIKHKNNQGLAYSRNTAIGLAKTPYVFILDADNLLYPRCLIQCVEALESSQAAFAYPIIEKFGAVQEIMGNQIWDQDKLAHGNYIDAMALIDKTSLEAVSGYSHIQYGWEDYDLWCKFSEKNFYGVLVPEILVRYRVHPESMTKTITQQKLTLIFQELKQRHPWLKFV from the coding sequence ATGCTCAAAATACAACCTTTTATAAAGATTTTTGAAAAAACCAGTGACTTAACGGCTAAAGTAACTGTCTGTATTAGCCTTTATAACTATGAAAACTATATTGTAGAAACTCTCGAGTCTGTAGCGGGCCAAACCCTAGAACTAATCGATTTAATAGTGGTAGATGATTGTTCGAAAGACCGTTCCCTAACAGTAACTTTATCTTGGCTAGAAAAAAACAATCAAAGGTTTAACAACGTCCAATTAATTAAGCATAAAAATAACCAGGGATTAGCTTATTCACGAAATACAGCCATAGGATTAGCGAAAACTCCCTACGTTTTTATTCTGGATGCTGATAATTTACTCTATCCGCGCTGTCTCATTCAATGTGTAGAGGCACTAGAATCATCTCAGGCAGCATTTGCCTATCCAATTATTGAAAAATTTGGTGCTGTTCAAGAAATTATGGGCAATCAAATTTGGGATCAGGATAAACTAGCTCATGGAAACTATATAGACGCAATGGCACTCATTGACAAAACATCCCTTGAGGCAGTAAGCGGCTATTCACACATTCAGTATGGCTGGGAAGATTACGACTTATGGTGTAAATTTTCCGAAAAAAATTTTTATGGAGTTCTTGTACCAGAAATTCTTGTGCGCTATCGTGTGCATCCTGAGTCGATGACCAAAACTATCACACAACAAAAACTAACATTAATTTTTCAAGAGTTAAAACAACGGCATCCTTGGCTAAAATTTGTCTAA